From Bacillus pumilus, one genomic window encodes:
- a CDS encoding sialate O-acetylesterase: MKSLLLIGQSNMAGRGFKHEVPPIYNERIMMLRNGRWQMMTEPIHFDRPVAGVGLAASFAEAWCKDHEGEKIGLIPFAEGGSSIDEWSLDGALFRHAINEAKFAKENSELVGILWHQGESDSQDGKYKAYYEKILRLFHELRTELSVPNIPLLIGGLGDYLGKVAFGAGCVEYQRINEELQKYAHHHENCYYVTAKGLISNPDGIHINAMSQRIFGIRYYEAFRKKEHIHEPLPNENELVNECHNRMNTSAEKKYIALEKFTLGKITYEELLEALS, encoded by the coding sequence ATGAAGTCACTTTTACTAATTGGACAATCAAATATGGCGGGGCGCGGCTTCAAGCATGAAGTGCCTCCGATTTATAATGAAAGAATCATGATGTTGCGAAATGGTAGATGGCAAATGATGACTGAACCCATTCATTTTGATAGGCCGGTAGCTGGTGTAGGACTGGCGGCTTCCTTTGCGGAGGCTTGGTGCAAGGATCATGAAGGAGAGAAGATTGGTCTTATTCCATTTGCAGAAGGTGGCAGTTCCATTGATGAGTGGTCGCTAGACGGAGCATTATTTCGTCATGCAATAAATGAAGCTAAATTTGCAAAGGAAAATAGCGAATTGGTCGGGATATTATGGCATCAAGGAGAAAGTGACAGCCAAGATGGGAAATACAAAGCATACTATGAAAAAATACTAAGATTATTTCATGAACTAAGAACTGAATTATCTGTACCTAACATTCCGCTTTTAATAGGAGGTTTGGGCGATTACTTGGGAAAAGTGGCATTTGGCGCAGGGTGTGTGGAATATCAACGTATTAATGAGGAACTACAAAAATATGCACATCATCATGAAAATTGTTATTATGTTACTGCGAAAGGTCTTATATCTAACCCAGACGGAATTCACATCAATGCGATGTCCCAGAGAATATTTGGTATAAGATACTATGAAGCTTTTCGAAAAAAAGAACATATACATGAGCCATTACCAAATGAAAATGAGTTAGTCAATGAATGTCATAATAGAATGAATACCTCAGCGGAGAAAAAATACATAGCACTAGAAAAGTTCACGTTGGGCAAGATTACTTACGAAGAGTTGCTGGAGGCTTTATCGTAG
- the catA gene encoding type A chloramphenicol O-acetyltransferase, with protein MFKQIDENYPRKEHFHHYMTLTRCSYSLVIDLDITTLYSILKEKKLKVYPVQIYLLARAVQKIREFRMDQVNDELGYWELLHPSYTILNKETKTFSSIWTPYDENFAQFYKSCVADIETFSKSSKLFPKSHMPENMFNISSLPWVDFTSFNLNVSTNETYLLPIFTIGKFKVEEGKVILPVAIQVPHAVCDGYHVGQYVEYLRWLIEHCDEWLNDTMQIT; from the coding sequence ATGTTTAAACAAATAGACGAAAATTACCCGCGAAAAGAGCACTTTCATCATTATATGACGTTAACCCGATGCTCATATAGCCTGGTGATCGATTTAGACATTACGACTTTGTATTCCATATTGAAAGAAAAAAAGCTAAAAGTATATCCTGTGCAAATTTATTTGTTAGCAAGAGCTGTGCAAAAAATACGAGAGTTTCGAATGGATCAAGTGAACGATGAACTTGGCTACTGGGAACTTCTCCATCCTAGTTATACGATTCTAAATAAAGAAACAAAGACATTTTCAAGTATTTGGACGCCTTATGACGAAAACTTTGCTCAGTTTTATAAAAGCTGTGTAGCCGACATTGAAACATTTAGCAAAAGCAGCAAGCTGTTTCCGAAATCTCATATGCCAGAAAACATGTTCAATATTTCAAGTCTACCGTGGGTTGATTTTACTTCTTTTAACCTTAATGTATCTACAAATGAGACTTATTTACTGCCAATATTTACGATAGGCAAATTTAAAGTGGAAGAAGGAAAAGTCATTTTGCCCGTTGCGATTCAAGTACCTCATGCTGTTTGTGATGGCTATCACGTCGGTCAATATGTGGAATATTTGAGGTGGCTTATAGAACATTGTGACGAGTGGTTAAATGATACAATGCAAATTACCTGA